The genomic region aagtattttagtGCTTCAGAATCTGTAAAGCATTGATCATTGTAACTCATACTTAATCATCTTAAGTAGCAAAAAGAGGCTAAAGGTGGACGAAGGAGCACACCCAACTGCTTTGTTTCGTTGCGTATTGATGCTGGTGGGCTTTTGGTCCTAGAAGCACTGTGGATGCATGTATTTTTACGATGGCTTCTGAAGTCTCAAAGCATTAAATGAACAAGTGTTAGGTGTGTTTGCCTCCTGCATTGGTCCTGGCATGGCTTTCTGCCGGTCCTGTTGGAAAGACTCAAGATCCAGAAGGGACGGACAATTGTTTGTGAACTCGTTGTGCTTAAGGACATGACTTCTGAGACTAGCTGATGTgatttaaagctttcttttgtttttccccatggGAGTTAGGGACTTTTCTCACAAAATCAAATCCAGTCTTGCGACCATGATGGACATCTCTGCCTGCGTTGCTGTTTATATACTGTCATTTAAAgggaactttaaaaaaaaaaaaaaaaaaaaatccactgcaGGTTGGATTGTGTGACTTCCATGTTCCATCTGTTGGCTTCAAATCTTCACTGTTTAACTTGAAGAGTGTTTTGCTATTGTCTTCTCATGGTGGGGTCTTGCGGAGTCACCCTTCCTCAGTCAGCCCTTCCTCATTAGATTAGCAAAGAAAAGTTAAACACCTACTCTTTGGTTGTGAAGCGCATTTCCCGTCAAGTATTACTGTAATTGTGCTTTGAACCTTTCTCTGTTCTACAGCTTCTCCTATTCAGTGTTCCTCCTGCATCGCTTTCAATTAACTGTGTTCAAATGTAGTGCATTTCCCTACAGCCCCTGTTCCAGTCGAGCTGTAGTGGCAGTTCTCATTATTTGACATTGTGTCAAATTGTGTGTCACCTGCCAACTTTCTAAacaattgtattttctctcagtttattaaaaaaatactacgTAATGATGACTTCAGGACTGACTCTTGTTATTTGTTGCTCAAAAACCAGTTTACATCAAGCCACTTCTACTGAAAGACAGCTCAGGTGGAGGGCTGTGGAGCAGTCCTTTCCCAAAGAGGTACCAGGGAATTCagatttcaaagggaaaatgagaTAATAGTCTGCTCACTCACAGAATTCAAGTGTTGCAGAATTACTGTGCTAATGCAAATTTCCtatttaaacacacacaaaaggttgaattttcagaagtggGTTGAATGGTGAAAAGCACAGAGGGTTAGGTTAGGAAGGGGGTTGGAACATTTTGACACAGGCTACAGAGCGAGGGACAAGTTTCATACTTTTAGGTGCTACTACAGCCAAGGGTTAGTATAGTATGTCTTGTTCTTCTGCCTGAGGCCTTGGGTTCTCGACTAAGGTAATGTAAGGTAGAAAGGTTGGGTTTTATTACTTAGTTGGTAACTTGGTCCACTCAACTAGGTCCAGTTAATTAGCTCCCTTCAAAGCGCTGTCATGAGAATCTGTTATGGAAGGTCTGTGTGATTAAAAGTTCCTTGGCAAGTGAGTGATGAGAGAAAGTATCTCTCTTTGATACgattttttttatctcagtCTGTTTTAATACATGCACTTTGCTTTCTCATCccaaattgtttcattttattcatgtgTTCGTAACAGCATGTTTTCACTTTGGAAAATCTGGGTGAGAATTCACTGATGGTTGTAACTCATCCAGCAAAGGCTGCTTATGAGAGAAAGGTCTGATCAAAGCTGAAAATCTGCTGCTTGGAAAGGAGGGGAAACCTGTTGCTGTAGATTACTATAGATactctgaaatttaatttaggTGTTAGAGTATCTTTCTGGCCTAGAGCTAGCTAGAAATAGCAAAGTGATACtgtcatttttctgaatatagTTACTAGTTGGATTATTTCTGTGCAGAATTTCAGTTACTTCTGTTCTTTCCTATTTTATCCTTGCGTGTTAACTTGATTTggtcttaaataaaaacaaaaacattcttcCAGGTTTTTATAGTTTCAGAGATCTGGAGACATAATATTCCAGATTGTCAGTATGGGGTGTCTGAAACTTTCTGTGTTGTCAGGTGTGTTGATTCCTTCAGCAACtgatttttattagttttctaTTCTTAACAGTAAGATCTCAGAGCAAAtcctttcttctgatttctttgtgcCTGCCCAGGACATGAGCTGTTGTTGCCACTTTAAAGAATTTAAGCATCATGGCTATGACAGTACCACTGTTTTAAGTATTATTTCACTGATACGTGTCTGTGAATTAGAAAACTGGGAGCCATCACTCTCCAGGAAATGTTAATAGTTGCCTTGTTGCACCTTCTGGTTTGGCACAGGAGTGATATATTGGAGAGCAatatagtcttttttttttaggtcaaATATATTACTAGGTGTTTTATTCAATGTTTATAAGAATTCATGGGATCCATTTAACAGGTTTTGTTGCTTGCAAAGTTAAAAACTTTGTGCTTTATTCGTGGCATTGACTGTCACAAAGCTAGGCTCTATTTTTAGTCTTAgctaaatgaaaagtaaaagtCTGCTGtgtcttctttccttttggGGTTgatatttcatcatttttactttccttttagagttttcctctgctccattgccatttgttttcactaatttcattaaaatctctGCAGTAGCTCTTCATGGGAGTTTATTGTTGCACTTTTGGTAAATTCATAGAAATCTTGTGTGTTTTGTAAGTTTCAATggaagaaactgctgaagggGACAAGGGAATTGGTAGTGTTTCAGTGGAGAGTGTTTCtaaaggctgcagcagcacaacaAATTATGGTGTGATggttttcttctaattttttaatttgacgttgttttaaaaccagataTAGCAGCTGTGAAAATTTTTACAGGCTATTGTGTGGATGGTACATTTTCTTGTGACTTACTAAACTTTGTCAGGCAGTTTTTTGACAGTACAAAAAAATTCATCCCATATTATCCTGGAAGCCTGCCTTGAGTCCATtgtaatctttctcttttcttttttccttaggaaatttGCTACAAGACCCTATTGCTCCTACCAACTCCACATGTCAGCATTATGTCTGCAAAACTTGTAAAGGcaagaagatgatgatgaaaCCATCATGTAGCTGGTGCAAGGACTATGAACAGTTTGAGGAGAATAAGCAACTAAGCATCTTAGTGAACTGCTATAAGAAACTCTGCGAATACATAACGCAAACTCCACTGGCACGAGATATTATCCAAGCAGTTGATTGTTCTGCAGATCTTTTGGCTTTGCTCAAAGATGGATCACCACTCcatgaagagacagaaaaatcttcTGATACAGCCTTGGCTTTGTGTTTGACACATTCCCCAGTACCTTCAACCTCAGAACTCACAACTGATCCTCCAGCTAGTTTTACATCAATACCTGAAAGCACACACAACATTGATATTAGAGGTTCTGTTATCAACGGGTTGCCCAATTGTAATGGGCTTTCAGTAGATAAACTTGGCGTGAATATTCCTTCTCCTGAACATGCAAACACAATTGATGTCTGTAGTACTGGAGAGTATATAAAAACTGAAGATATCTCTAGCAGCCTGCAGCCTGTGTGCGATACAGTTTCTACTAGTGACTTGTGTACGACAGGCATTGACATCTGCAGTTTCAGTGAAGATATAAAACCAGGTGGCTCGCTTCTCCTTAGCGTTGAGGAAGTTCTCCGGAGCTTAGAGACCGTTTCAAATACTGAAGTCTGTGATTCTAATTTGCAGCCCAGCTTGGAAGCAAACATGACTAATGGccctttccttcagctttctccCCCACCTCTTAGCCATAACATTTTCATGTCCACAGATGCTTCTCCTCACGGAATCTCCTGTACAGCGGCAACGCCTAAGGTGGTTAAGTTAAACAGAAAGCGATCTCGATCAGAAAGTGACAGTGAAAAGGTTCAACCTCTACCCATTTCCAGCATCATCTGTGGCCCCACACTGGGAGCATCAGCTCCTGTAAcagtgaaacaggaaaataaaatgtctttgcaGCCTATTGCAACTGTACCCAATGGAGGCACTACTCCCAAAATAAGTAAAACTGTGCTGCTGTCtaacaaaagcatgaaaaagaatTTAGAACATGCCCCTAAGAAATCTCACCCGAAAGCCAAACCAGGggtgctgaaaacaaaagacaaagcaaaggagaaagttCCTAGCAGTAACGTTATGCCAGGAAGCCCAACAAAAACTGTGTATAAAAAGccacaagaaaagaaagggtgTAAATGTGGTCGTGCCACCCAAAATCCAAGTGTTCTTACATGCCGTGGCCAACGCTGCCCTTGCTATTCTAACCGCAAAGCCTGCCTTGACTGCATATGCCGTGGCTGCCAAAACTCATACATGGCTAATGGGGAGAAGAAGCTGGAGGCATTTGCAGTGCCAGAAAAGGCCTTGGAGCAGACTAGGCTTACTTTGGGCATTAATGTGACAAGCATTGCAGTGCGCAATGCCAGCACAAGCACCAGTGTAATCAATGTGACAGGGTCACCAGTAACTACGTTTTTAGCTGCCAGTACACACGATGATAAAAGTTTGGATGAAGCTATAGACATGAGATACGACTGttgaatctttctttcttttccctgccatCAGTAGGGGAACTGCTACAGTTTTAAGGCAGCTATGGTTCTGTTTAACTTGCTGGAGCTCCTGCGTTTAGATCACTTGTATCAAGTGTTTTTCATTGCTATGTTATGTGTATTAGTGTCTGGGAAATAGTTGCAGATAATGGAGGAGTTACCCTAAAACTGTTTTTAGTTCTTACAGCACCTCATAGTTTGAGATCAATTGCTGATGTAAATGATTTTATCACAAGATTTTTGGCAAAGAATACATTAACCTCATTGTACTTGGTCATGCTTTGTGCTCAGTCAAAGCTTCTACCTAAATGTGGAAAGGTGGTATCTAGTTAGTCCATCTAAACTGTGCTAGATTATGATGTAGAAAAGTAATTATCGATTAGTTACAGTCACCATTACTAGAAAATCACCTAATATTCCTGTAGGAAATGCAGCACTGAGCTGGGGAATACAGTCTGAAAAGGGTAGATAATTTCCCATGGTGAGAATTGGCTACCTACTCTAtggaacagttttaaaaagtttagtAATATATTGAGAAAGCTAATAGCCCAGAAAGCTCAGTCTCCAGACAAGGGTCAGGAAGATCAGTGGTTAGATATGAACGTCAGACTGCTGACTCGGATACGTTGTCCCTGTTAACAACAtcactctcttttttgttttcttgacaaTTCCACTGGTCATGTTCCCTGACTATTTTGGCTGGGGCAAGAAAATTACTTGTACACAAAGTTTTATTAGCACCATTCtctcccacccacccctccctttttttttctggagttcCCGctgattttattgctgttgcttCTAGAAAAGAGAGGGTTTTGTGGGCTACAGAGAGACTCCTtggctgatttttctccccccctctGCTGATCAGTGCCTGGGATACACAGAGACTTCCACAGCAGTTACGACCATTGGGgatggtttgtttgtttgatgaAGTTTGTACCGCAATAGACCTGGGACCCATCCCCCTGAGGGTAGTTCTTCGCTGACAGGCATCTTTCAGCTGGGGCAGAGGATGGATTGCTATCTAAGgtcaaatatttcagatgtttgTTAGACACAATAAGTGATACAACTCACTCCACCCAGAATCTGTCTAATTTTCACTAATATGTTGAAAGTAGCTTTCGAAGGTTAGTGCTTTTCAACCTGGGCTGAAAGGctctaaaatggaaaaataacacAAAGTTGTCCAAAAGCTTAtctcagaaaatgttaaaatgaaagcacCTTTATAGGAATTCAGCTTTATGCAAAAATGGTTTATTTCAGCACAACCCCTAAATATGAGTACAAGTGGAAGAATTCAGTCTTGCATTTAGGGGCTTCACTGGCAGCCTAAAAAAGTCGGATTACTtcatgaaagcagaaatttctCCTCTTTGAATGATATAGCACAAATTAAACATGGGCTGACTAGAACACAAAACATTACCTTCTAATTTAAAAGGCTATTCCTGTTTCAACAGCATGTTAAATAGTATGTGaatttttttagttactttACTGCTTCCATCTTTCCTTTTATTCATCTAATGAACCCCGCAGCGCTTTCTGACCTAACATTAGGTGTATTTTGATTTGGCACAAAGCATGTACAATGATGGTTCCTCACCTAAGAAATAAGCAAAAACCTTTGGACACAAATGAcacctccttttgttttgtagtGTACCATGGTGTCATTTTCTGTGAATGTGGTCAGatctttttgttggttttggtttgtttctccCCCCGTCTTTTTTGTGGGGTGGGTAGGGTGGGGGGTTAAAGccataggaagaaaaatgtgatgtaCGTGTCCAGTctgtacttttttgtttttgttttgcaagaagagttgaaaaatatttttgataatGAGTAAATGGTGGAAAATGCTTCTTAGTATTCTTGTCTTTATTTGCCAACCCAAGTACCTAAGATCTGTGTTTTTTAGCCCTCATGAGATTTAACGATGTcctattaaaatgtatttagttAAACTTGTATGTGATTTTTGTGTTGACCCAAAAGGATCCTACCATTTTCTAATTTGGTGGTTTGATCGTGACCTACTAATGTAAATCTGTTTATTAGTCCACTACGTGTAAGAAAAGTAGCCAAACTGGAGTCTGATTTAAGGGGAGTAAACTGCACAGCATGGGTTGTTCTGAAtgcttttgcagagctgttAAGTTTTGCTGAGATTGTTGATGGTACATTTATTAGGActttcattaaattaaatacatagtACCTTTGCTCCAGAAATGTGGGAGTACTTGGAATCTTTACTATCTCACTGCTGCGTTAAATATGGTACCAAAAGTTGGAGAAATTAGGTCAAGCGTGTTTTGGAACCGTCGACAGGAGAGCCCTGATCACTGATGTAAAATTGCAAATGGTAGATTCAGGttgtttctaaaaacatttccttttatgcTGCCACGTTCTtgaaatgtatattaaaattcaaattgATTTAATAAATGTTAGTTTTCTAATTCTATTTTGCAACTGCTAAGGGCAATCAGTGTGGCATATGTTGAACTTACTGTCTAAATACCACTTAGTCCGTTGATGACTAATTCTGTAATTGTTTAAATTAGGGTtggcttggtttggttttcttaacCTCCTGGCTAGTTGTTCTTGAGTTAGCTGAGCAATGGAAAGGATCGTAATGTTGCTGAAAATAATTGCAGTGGTTCTAGTTTGCAAAGCATTAGTTTCCATTTTACAGCAACAGGAGCAGCATGCTGTTCTGGGACCTTCCAGTGCCAGTTTGAAAACTCGGTCCAATGCAGCCCACAGCGAGGACTTGCTGGCCGTACATGGGGAAGCACCCAGGAATCACGAGGATCCTTTTAGCTCCAGCTTAgcccgggctgggctgggctgggctggcaggagtTCCCTGGCTGCTGTCGACCAGGCGTTCCTCCTGCGGTGCTATGGATTTGGGGAACTGTTCTTGGCGTTAGCATAGAGGAAGCTGCTTTGGGGATTCCTTTTCATATAGGAAGTGCTTggtatttcagctttcttcccATCCTCTTGAAGACGGTGATTAACTTccaaacttttattaaaatcctGTAATTTGtagagctgcagcagaaagaaaaagcagtagttTATCAAATGTTTTGCTGGGGGAGTCTTCCTGCCTGAAAACATGTTGCAAAGATGGAAAGAACAGAACTCCTTCTGGAAGGGATGGATTTCTGATCACGTGTAGTGGTACAAAATTGGTCTTAGTGCTTTTGACCAGCCAGACCTGAACATGTGGAAGATGCTCTTTCCAGAAGGAGAAGACATACAAACTTTCATTTTGAGTGGAAAGGTTCTTTCCACGTATCGTCCATCAGTGAAATCACTGGTTGGGATTAGATCCCggagggaggagggacagggaaacaaaactggaaatgaaCACTTGGATCGCATTGACCTTGTGGCTCTTCTGGCAGTTCATTCATGCAGGCGATGTTCTCGCTCTCCAGCTTGTCTAACCCTATGGTATAGTGCCTGTGAACAATGGGGTCGCAACAgactcttctgtttctgttgaacTCCCTGCAGATGTTCTTGTACACGCATATGAGTTTTAAAACATGACTGCAAACTGAGGAGGCAGGTAACAGTTGTCTTCTTGCACAGCTGCTTCCATTTGTGTCATCATTACATCTTGgaggctgtccccctgcaggCACCATAAAATTTTgtattgtcagaaaaaaacctgtagagTTACTGTGTAGCAGCAGTCTGACATAAAACCTGAAAAGCCTGCTTTCAAAGGCAGGTACTTCTGGCACAGCAAGGAGCTGCTCATTCAGTGAAACTCTGACagactttcaagaaaaagatCATACAGATGTGGCATGAATTGTGCAAAGATTCTGGCGTGATCCAGAATAAAAGCATCCACAtcatcccccccacccctgacattttttaatgtatttaatttttatacaaattatatttataaaaaaatttttgattGCTAACTAACTTTCTGAGAAgtgaaatgataaaaaagaGCAGCTTTCTGTGTTAGAATCATACCAAGTATGTGGCATAGCTGATGAAATTCACCCTGAAAAGAATATGCTGCTATTTAAAGTAGCACTGATAACATCGCAAGCACGTTGTCTTTGTCTGATCTTAACTATTTAGTTTTTCAAATTGAAGTGCCtttggtattttaaagaaatccaGAGGTTCCCACCAAAAAATGACTGTGCTATAAACAGATTTAGGCACACAGGGGAACACTGACCCATAAGTCTCACAGATGAAGTGTGAGACTCACAATAATGCAGTGATTCTGCTTGAGCATTTGCATATAATGAAATTAGAAAAGGTAttgccttttccctttcccgTTCCCTCCCCCCCCGCTTCATTCCACTTGCAGAAGATCCGAGAGGTCAGGACAGGTTAAAATGAGGGAGCTTGGCATTTTGGTAAGTCAGCACAGGTGCTCTGTGTTGAGGATGAAGATGTGACGAAGGTAAGTGGTTGGATTACTTGTTTTCCCcagtatttttgaaaagcaagctTGGAATTTTGGCTTTGGCAGGCTTGCTGACAGGTAACTGGGTGGCGTGAGcttagcagcagcagggaaggtgaTTTTGGGACAGCAGCTGGAGATGAAGTGAACAATAACGCTCTAGCCCACCACTACAAGacaggttttactttttaaattcaaaagtCCTTTATttgccaaaaaagaagaaaatacaaagtaaaaatacaaagataaaacCATGCCAGCGCAAAATGTCTCCAAACTACTTTGTAAAAGTATGAGAACCTTTATTGTTAAATACTCAGTTTCTAAAACCATCACACAGTGATACAGAGAAAAGATTAGAACAAAAGGGTAAGCActgtttgcatgtttttcttaCAGTAGCTCATGCTCTTTATTGAGGTTCATTTTTGATTGCATAGATATAAGATACTGTGATTTAGAAACGCTGTACTCCAAAAATACATACGATTAACATGACACTTCAGTGACCTCTTTTTTTGGCCTTTCAGGCCTATTTTGTTTTAGTATCTAACCACAGTACCTTGGTTAGAGTATTTCGAGTCAGCTTTCTTAAATCCTTAGTTCAGGAGAGCAGGAAGGCTTTCCGCAATGTTTTCTGTAAACCTGAGACTgactggaatttcttttttgctgtccATGTCTGTTTTGCAACACTGCCGCTTGGTGGCAGACCGGCAGAAGGGGAGCTAGGTCAGTGCCTGGGGTTTGCTGATGAAAACTGTAATGTAGCAATTACTACTGAGATTTtagaagaactaaaaaaaaaaaaaaaaaaattcaagctaGTACCATTCCAGCAGTAATTGCATGTGGTTGTATCGTACCAGATCTCCAATCTTAGTACTGCAGAGAGAGAATATTtgggaatataaaaataaaaagcaagggGTTTGTAAGGACACGGGACTTAATTTTGCTAGCCAAAAGCAGACTAGAGAGAAcaaacacaaatgtattttttcttttatcatgcaaaactgaattttactcACTTTCCTGACTACTTGTAAGGAAAAAGGAATCCAGCTCATAACAGACTTCAGTCTGAGCTGgatttacaaggaaaaatgcATGATCTCTCTTCAAAGGTATGCAACATCTAAAGTGGCATTGACAGTTGGAGACAGGAGGCAAAATCAGAGCAGAGTGGACTCCTACAAGTTTTCTGTGTGGTGATTCTTGGCTTGCGTCATTCTAGAGAGCTTGCTGATCTCTAAAGCTGGTGTGTGTTGCAGCTCAGCAGGTTCTGGTGTCTGTATTCACAAACATCCTTGTCTTCTTACATTTTGACTATCCCAGAAGGAAAAGCTAAGAAGTAGGAGAGGAGTTCCCAAATTTACCTTGCTTATATACTGCACATTTAGAAACCTTCCATCCAGAGCAGCTGTGGACAGGGCTAAGTCACAAATGGGGTGTAGAATACCTCCTTTACTAATTCCTCTGTGACTGCTGAATTATggttattttcaaatgtattagCAAGAGAGAATGGGTTTCTACTCCTGGagtaaataatataaattactGCAAGTTTTGCACCGGCACCATGCTAGCAGTAGCTTCTGTAGCTTGTCCTTATATTCACATATAAGGCAAAACATTTGCTGTGAgttggttttggatttttctttgattAGCTTGTTGTGTTGACCTACCAGAAAGCAAGAACTGGCTTTGGAATCACTCTGCTttgtcacagcagcagcaaacctcTTGTTCATAGAAGACAGGGCCTTGGTTTGGGGGCCAAAgggctcagcagagcagctaCGAGCTTCTGTCTCAATTAATTGAAGCCAAACCTTGAAAAGGTTAACTGGTAATTTTTACCAGGCTCAGGATACTGACTATTTCAAAAAAAGGCACCGGTTCAGGCAGACTGGTGCAGTGTGAGATGGAAGTCTGAATTCATTTGATGGGTTGAGTTGAAGCCCCTCTGCAAAAGGCGtatgaggagaaaaatgaaaaatcctgaaatggTGGGTGAATAGAGAGAGCAGTAACAGCGGAAGTAGGCTCAAGGTATGACCTAGCAAGAACAGAAATGCCAAACCAGAAGAGCGATGCACCAAGGGTTGCTGGATTACCAGCTCTCCATAGCCCATCATGGGCTGTGTCTGCATCCCAACGCACATCTGGTGCTTGAGAACAGGGTGTCACTTGCTCAACTAGCAAGTCCTCAAGTCCTTCATCTAACTCcctgtatgaaaaaaattgtgcattCCTGGGAATCTACATCCTTCCTGGAAAAGGATGTTGCTCTGAACTCCcgtagggaggaggagaaaatgtaatATGTAGAGAGGTTGTAGAATCACCATCTATGGAGATTTTTCAAAACTCAGCTAGATGAGGTCCTGAGAAACTTGCTCTAACTTTGAAGCTGGCCTGTC from Aquila chrysaetos chrysaetos chromosome 10, bAquChr1.4, whole genome shotgun sequence harbors:
- the MSL2 gene encoding E3 ubiquitin-protein ligase MSL2, whose translation is MNPVNATALYVSASRLVLNYDPGDPQSFTEINKLLPYFRQSLSCCVCGNLLQDPIAPTNSTCQHYVCKTCKGKKMMMKPSCSWCKDYEQFEENKQLSILVNCYKKLCEYITQTPLARDIIQAVDCSADLLALLKDGSPLHEETEKSSDTALALCLTHSPVPSTSELTTDPPASFTSIPESTHNIDIRGSVINGLPNCNGLSVDKLGVNIPSPEHANTIDVCSTGEYIKTEDISSSLQPVCDTVSTSDLCTTGIDICSFSEDIKPGGSLLLSVEEVLRSLETVSNTEVCDSNLQPSLEANMTNGPFLQLSPPPLSHNIFMSTDASPHGISCTAATPKVVKLNRKRSRSESDSEKVQPLPISSIICGPTLGASAPVTVKQENKMSLQPIATVPNGGTTPKISKTVLLSNKSMKKNLEHAPKKSHPKAKPGVLKTKDKAKEKVPSSNVMPGSPTKTVYKKPQEKKGCKCGRATQNPSVLTCRGQRCPCYSNRKACLDCICRGCQNSYMANGEKKLEAFAVPEKALEQTRLTLGINVTSIAVRNASTSTSVINVTGSPVTTFLAASTHDDKSLDEAIDMRYDC